A stretch of DNA from Lepus europaeus isolate LE1 chromosome 11, mLepTim1.pri, whole genome shotgun sequence:
ACATATTGGCCAATATGCTGTGCCCAGCCAATGTTAACTTCCTTATTTCCTTATTCAGCATCCAGCTATTACATatcaatgaagaaaatatatattgagcCCAAATTCTTTATGATACCATGTAAGTCTGTGATAGAGTGCATGGGGGAACGTGATTAAAGTCACTGTCCCCATATTTCAAAAGTACTGTCTTCTAACTTCCATAAAGAGACAAAGCAATATTACAAAGTCATATAATAATCAGATCAACAGCATGTAATAGCACACAAATAACTCACAAAAATGTGGAATGGGTAAGGCATTTGATTAAGGCacctagtgcctgggtttgagtcctggctccactctccatcTAGCTTTCTATTAATATATatgctgggaagcagcacatgatggctcaaatacttggatgtCTGAaaccctgggattgagttcccagctactgGCTTTAAAttgccccagccttggctgttgtgggcatttggaaagtgaactagcagatgggagattcatattctctctttctttcttttctttcttttctctctctttctttctctctctctctctctctctctctctctctctctctctctctctctctctctctcatataagtCCATCAATGTATACatgaatacataataaatatatttttaaatgatgggATGTGAGAAACACCTAACTGCTTTTGGTGAATAGGTGCTAGAGAAAATCACTTAAATTCATACAAAGAGACAACCACAGAGTAAGAGCTCAGATACCTCTGTGACCTGGGCCTCAGAGGATTAATAAGCAGAACCAACCACATAATTTGCAGGGCCCAGTGAAAAGTGAAAAAGGAAGACTCCAGGTTCAAAGTTTATTAAGAATGTCTAGATAATATCAGATCAACAAACCAAGCAGGAGGCCCTGTAAAGTATGGGGCCCTACAGCTGCATGGGACAGACAACCATGAAGCCAGCCATATTCATCAGCTATGTAGAGAGGACTTGAGCAGAGTTAAGACAAAAAAACACCAAACTGCCTGAAaattatgcttcatttttttcataaacaaaTTCCTGGATTATGGAGAATTTGCAGTACTGTCAAGGCCTCCAGAAGTACCAAGCTACCTCACATAATAAAGCTACCACTGGCTGTGCATTCATCAAAATCTTGAAAATACAGTGCAGGGCAACTGAGTCGCAAATGCAAAATCCCCCAAAACCAACCCCACAAGTAGACTGCACAGTCCGAAAATAATTCccagaaaaatataagaaatatatcaAGATAATAACTGGTATTACCTAATTTTGTTATCATAACTTACCCAGAGTACTAGAATATTCATGAATCTATCAATGCTTGTTCTTTTAAACTTTGTCTTACCACTGTTTTGCATTAGTTTAGTGTCAGGACCtgtgaaacaaaaataagaactttGAAACAATTGGATTATATATCATTATAAATAGTAAATCACACCCATTTCAAGTCCTCTGAAAGGAgaaaatatacatttcaaaataattttaattctattaagAGTAAGGGCCATTAAATTGTATTTGACTCTCAACTAGGGGTTTAACGACAATCCTAGAAGCTACAAGAGAACTGCATTTCTCAGGATAGGATACATCCACAAGAATTTATAGCTGAAAAGTTTAAGAAATGCTACTCTTCAAAATTTTGTGCATAAATTTTCTTGTGGTTTGAAGCTGTTAGACACAACTAAGTCAATGAAAGTAATTATTTGGAAATATTGAAAAGGATACAGTAACATAATTTAGAACACTAAGgttaaaaatggaaagacaaggggctggcgcagtgggttaacaccgtggcctgaagcgtcatatgggcactggttctggtcctgactgctccacttccaatccagctctctgctatggcctgggaaagcagtagaagatggcccaagtccttgcacccctgcacccacgtgggagacctggaagaagctcctggctcctgacttcggataggcacagttccggcccttttagccaattggggagtgaaccatcgaatagaagacctccctccctccctcctccctctgtctcaactctctgtgtaactctaactttcaaataaataaagcttttttaaaaaaaatggaatgacaaGAAATGAGATTCTAGATCTGCTTCCCAAAAATGCTTGAGGTACCTTCAATGGAGGAAATAGAATAACTCCAGAAAATGTATCAGCAAGAAATTTAAAACTTTAGTGTGCATTATGTTCTATCTATATAATGTGTACTTTTTCTACAGGGAAAAATGGTCTTAAATCTTATGTTACATTGACTTCAGATAAATACATTATCTCATGGTATATTTACTAAATGCCTTGTTCAAGGAATTATAATATTATTAGCTTTTTAGAGGTAGGTTATTAGATGACTaccaatgcaaaatatgttgccAAGGCAATTCCTTCTGgtcaaagaaaatgttaaatggaaGCAATTCTATTCTCCACATTGTTTTCCCATGGTTATCAAGTCCTGCAGCCATTTAatttagaaggaaagaggaaatgaaagaaaagaaaggaatcaCGCATGAAATTATATAGCAttttagggccagcgccatggctcaataggctaatcctctgcctgcggcaccggcacaccgggttctagtcctggttggggcgccagattctatcccggtggcccctcttccaggccagctctctgctatggtccaggagtgcagtggaggatggcctaagtgcttgggccctgcacctgcctgggagaccaggagaagcacctggctcctggcttcagatcagcacgatgcaccggcctcagcggccattggagggtgaaccaacggcaaaaaggaagacctttctctctctctctctcactgtccactctgcctgtcaaaaaaaaaaaagaaattatatagcATTTTAGAAGTCAGGGAAGAGCAGACACCTTTTTAAAAGACTTCTCTTACTAACAGGGACCAAAATACAGTTAAGGGGAATAAGTTCTAGAGTTCTACAGCACAGTGAGATGATTATAGTTTATACAAacttatatattttatagagaactagaagagaggagtttGAGAGTTTCCaagacaaagaaatgacaaatgttttAAGGAGGTAAAAATgttaattactctgatttgattgtcacatattgtatacatgtattgaattatcagtctgtattccataaatatgttCCATTATtatgtgtcatttaaaaatttttaagagttttctttacttaaaaaacaaatagaagcaAACCTTAAGGTCTCCCAACAATCCATTGTCTTTAGTTGGAGACTGTACCCCAGTGTCCCAtttccagcccctgctgtgtaTACGAGACCACCCACACTTTCTCAGAATTGTTTATTGAAATCATATGGACATTGAGGGTGAGAAGTATCTTTTGTAGTAGAAATCACAGAGGCCAAATACAGTTTATGATTGCTAAAAACTGAAATATTGACAGACTAGTTTGGTGCTCAAAATTCATATTTCTTAggcacacaatcacacacacagatTAATAATGAACTTTTTTGGATTGATAAGCACTTACTTTAATATATCCATAGATATTTACATATGCATCTCTTCTTTCTTCATAGTCAAAAATTTTGGAAGAATTTTTCTATACTCAACAGTTCTTATTTCCTCATCTCCCTGTCATTATTCAACCTGAACCAAAACATATCAGATGTCATCAATACCCCCATGGCTTCTTGACTTTCCAGGAGCCTTGGATAGTGTTGACTTTTCCATCTTTTTGAAACATACTCTATCCTTAGCTTCTGTGTTATCACATTCTCATGCTTTCCTTCTTAACTTTCCTATCTTgattcttttgttgttgaatttcttgacctctttatagattctggatattaactccttatcagttgcataatttgcaaatatttttttcaattctgtcagttgccccttcactttgctgagtgtttcttttgcaaggCAGAAGCATCTTTGATtaatgtaaccccatttgtcaattttggctttgattgcctgtgactctggggtcttttccaagaagtctttgcctgtgccaatgtcttgcatagttttcccaatgttctctggtaatttgatggtattaggtcatagatttatgattttgatccattttgagtggattttgtgtaaggtaggggtcctgcttcatgcttctgcatgtggaaatccagtttccccaacacCATGTGTTAAATAGAACACCCTTGCTCcggggatttattttagctcttttgtcaaagttggttgtagatacatggatttttttctggaggttctattctgttccactggtctacaagTCTATTgtgtgtcagtaccaggctgttttgattataactgcactgtaatatgtcctgaaatctggtattgtgatgcctctagctttcttttattgtataagattgctttagctattcgggtcacttgtgtttccatattaattttagcatcattttttctagatctgtgaataatgtcattggtattttgattgggatcacaatgaatctttaaattgtttttggtagtttgaacattttgatgatatttattcttccaatccatgaacgtggaagttttctccattttttcatgtcttctatttctttcttcagtgttttgtaattttcatcatagagatctctgtcatctttagttaaatttattccaaggtatttaattctttttggagcaactgtgaatgagactgatcttaaaagttctttctcaggcatggcattgtctgtatatatgaaggctattgatttttttctgtactgattttatatcctgccactttaccaaactcttgaGAGTTTGGTCTCTCAGAGAGTTGAGTCtactggatctcctatatatagaatcatgtcatctgcaaatagggattatttgatttttctcctttccaatttctttccctttgaattctttttcttgcctagtggctctggctaaaactaccattatattaaatagcagtggtgagagtggtcatccttgtctggttctggatcttaaggGAAATGCTTccattttctccattcagtaggatgctggccatgggtttgtcataaattgccttgatcatgttgaggcatgttccttctatacctaatctatttaaggttttcatcatgaaaggatgttgtattttatcaaatgcattctctgcatctattgagataaccatatgacttttgttcttcagtttgttaatgtgatgtatcatatttattgatttgtgaatgttgaaccatccctgcatatcagggataaattccacttggtccaggtgaatgatctttctgatgtgttgttggattcaattagtaTTTTGTCAAggttttttcatctatgttcatcagagatattggtctatagttctctttctctgctgtatctttttctgatttaggaattaaggtgatgctggcttcattaaaggagtttgagaggattcccactctttcaattgttttgaatagtttgagaaaaattgggcAGTGGGTACTGTCTCGGAGGAAGGGCAGTAAGTTTGGTCAGTCATACTCAGCATAAAGGCTGATCTGTTTCTCGTGGTAACACTGCCCCTTATGATGGTCCCTCTTGAAAAGCTTATGCAAATACACATGCTGCAGTTCTGGCCGGTCTTCCAGTTCTTCTACTAcctttttaattgaaattttgtcTTCATTGTCCAAAAGCATATCAACAGCTTTCTCTGAATCAAAATCcattaataaaacaattttatccTTGATAGAACTGAAAAGATTATGCTTGTGGATCAACTGGAAGGCATCTTTATGCTTTAATGTATGGTATATTTCCAGAGTATTGCCATAGTTTTTGTCATAGGTGTACAGTTCGGCCAGGGTTTTAAGTAAAGTCTTGTTCTGACTATCTTTCTTCAGGTGGTCCCGGACTGCTTGAACTATTACCGAATTGTTATACAGATCTCCAGGCCATTCTTGGATCAATGTGGCAAAACCTTCATAATCACTTTCCAAGAATTCGTGTAAGATCATTTCGTAGATAAGTGGCTTCAGAACAGGATCCCCTCTTGGCAAATAAGGACTGATAGCCTTAAGCTGtccaatttctttaaatttataaacTTCATATTTCCAAAGTGTTGCATTTTTTCCAAGAATCTTCTGGCATTTGCGTGCTGCTGTGTCATATTCTCCTTTCTCCACCAGGTGATTTATATAGGCCAAGCCAATATCCAGAACCTTATGTCTTTTAATGTTCTTTTGGCTAATTTCAGCTGCCATCAAAGCTTCatcatatttcttcttttcaaggAGCCAATCGATGTGGACTTCTTGGTCTCATTCCTTGGCCACAACGACATCTCTCGGACTCACGATGTAAAAGAGTGATTCCCCTTCCAAGGATTCTAAATGATAATCTCTACACTGATTCTCTTGAAAGCCTTGGACCGTCAGCGCATCCGAAGAGATCTCCTCGCATGTCTCGGAAAGTGGCTGGATGATGTCCAGTGTAGGCTGGGCACAGTATTCTCTGTCCGATTTTTCTGAAACCTCCTTTACGTAGGAAAGTACAACAAGCTGATCACAGAGAGGTGCCAGTCCACTGATGTAGAACTCCATTTCAAACTGAGACACTATTTCAACATAGCGGCTTGGCAAATCCCTCATTTCACTGGCATGCTGTTCCTTCATTGAGCATATCTTGACGGAAGTGCCCCAGCCGATAATCAGGGTCACGCTGTCCTTCCAGCACAGGCTGCAGGGGTACATGTCTGGCCGGAGACTTATGTCATCCCGGGGCACGTTGGTGATTCTTTGCTTTGAGCTGATGTCAAAAATCTTCACACCTATGTTATTGGCCCAAGCAATGAGATGGCCTCTCCCCTTCACATTCCTTATGTTCCCTTCCCCTTCATGCAGAATGGAAGACTTCCATCTGTTCATCCATGACCATTCAAATAGCAGCAACTTTTTCCCTCCGGTTACAAACTGCTTGCAACTGGATCTCACAAAATGTGGGTGCACAGCAATGATTTTAATGGGACAGTCAAAAGTGTCATGAAATTCTTCTCCAGAATATAGTCCAAATACCTGCACCTTGCCATCCTCTGAACACACACCCATGTGTTCTCCACTTTCATCCAGGCTAATTTGATTAATCTTCACAGGACTTACATCAAACTTCTGAGTGATGTTTCCTTGGACGTCAAGTAAGTAAACCTTGCCATAATGTGTGCCCAGTGCCAGAAACTTGTCATGGACTGTCATGCAGCTCGCTGCACCCTTCTGAAGAATTTCAGTGACTCCATTGGAAAGCCTTTCATACTTCAGTTTGGGCTCCTCTTCACTCTCTTcttcctgctcctctgcttccaccATGGTGCGGTCGTCGAGTCACATGACATACCCGGAAGTGAGTCAGGAGTGTCATTATTAAAGATTCAACTCTCAtcttgttattggtctgtttaggctttctatgtcttcatgactcaattaaggtaggttgtatgtgtctaggaatctatccatttcttcttggtttcccagtttgttggcatatagctatttgtagtaattctggatgattctttttatttctgtgctattgttacatttcctttctaAAAAATTTCTCAATTCATCTGCCTCTATTACCATAATCCCCCCACAACCAAAGTACTATCATCTCTCAAATGTAATAGCCCTgcaataacttcttttttttttttaaacttttatttaatgaatataaatttccagtgtacagcttatggattacagtggctttcccctcccataacttccctcccacccgcaaccctcccctctcccgctccctctccccttccatttgcatcaagattcattttcaattctctttatatacagaagatcaatttagtataaaggtttcaacagtttgcacccacatagacacacaaagtgaaacatactgtttgagtactagttatagcatcaaatccatatgtacagcacattaaggacagagatcccacatgaggagcaagtgcacagtggctcctgttgttgacccaacaaattgacactctagtttatggcaccagtaccaccctaggctgtcgtcatgagttgccaaggctatggaagccttccaagtttgccgactctgatcatatttagacaaggtcataaaagacagagtgagaatagtaaccaatgatcctaagagtggcattaaccaggtttgaacaattatacagcattaagtggggaagaggaccatcagtacacacaggttgggagtagagccattggtggtagagtagaggttatgattacaaaggaatgaggcccaagtactctagacagggtctagaacaaaggacagagtcattcttagaggagctaagaaaggtgctgtctaagctacaagtaatttttctgattgagaggcaaatagaacctgatagaaggggcttgataataatctggtgggctttaggccttgtaagttaagaggcccagaccaatctatctcttcacatggggtatatcctaagggaggtgtgaacctcctaggggaaggcactctgttgactttcattacttggctggcctgggaggagagctggccaggtaaaggcaggtggcaactctaacaagaaatttacagttctgcctgcaatgttgctgaccctacttgacctcaccctcagctgcagtggtcactttggaagttgggctgagtgaagggcttttcagcttagagccaataagatctgtggctctgacctgggcatccttcgactccagggcaggtccatttccagtgatccaactcttggcagagctgccagggctcttcacaagctgacttctgctgaagcccaggcttacctcattgaaagccactgcagtggactggcctgttgggtctccttgagggcagatcactgtatagatcagccattcataggcctgccacccattgcttctgatgcctagctttcttttcctcctggtttgtgttaaagcagaccagaggatgcaagtcaagggagtgcccgtgtcccatctctaatcttcggtggcctgaactacaagtctatagtcacaggcatgttctgtagtagtttttctaaggtagacaatgcccatgaggaaaattatattctcactttaaaactttctttccctttggtctgaaagggaggttttttctacttactgtatactttgctgatggcgaagtgaatctagctatgagattattatttaagttcttattttggctatgctattacagaaaaatgttagccatctcttttataaggtctaaagattaaattgtgcgtcctacagattccttcataatagatttagtttcctatcttgaagagaatagagaaatgaaagaacaagttgggcttagaatagagaaatgagggagcaagtcctagatcgcttgctgacaatagcaatatcacatgaatacttagcaaacagtttcaaccattagataacaacttaagaaaacatttaccagaaggtccaatgccttctataaattttaagaatcatgtatttgaaaatacctcttaaatatctaacatggtgtagtttgtttaaccagcaaacttaagcacaaccatctaaaatgtttttagtttctttctacctacaagtttaaaacatatgatacatagattcaggtcactcaaattaaaatgtatctttgattgattttagcagcttaaatttatggacaatcttatctataagccatttaaaataagactcaataaaatttccccatgtggacatacaatatgtacacacatttaacatagcataatagaccaatatagcgtttttaataatagcttttaaaatctttaactctttttgtagattgccaattgatttgaattgcttttttagtaacctcagttaaccatactttctctcagttggtactgttaatacattattggcttcatctgtttacagagccatcccaaagtactgaatacaatggaagtggctggagaaagtccataggaacccataggaggacagctacacacagaaccaacaacgctttagttttatgagcagcaaatcatatataactgtggatgacaaaagactttaagtcgccatgtttaaaattataaactcatagaccaaatttgatcttgttacaaggtgattattcaaatctttgaaaataagcacatatttacataacccatagatcttaataagaattcagctgtttttgaacaattagaatttaacagacatcaagagaacacaatagattactttaacacattgctttagcagagcattagagtttaattctatgtcaaagataaattgagcttcctgtgatcttttgctgtgaggtttccttcctttaccttctttcatattggtgaccatgtttctgtgtttctgtgtgtaacacatctttaagcatcttttgcagggcaggatgagtggcaacaaattctttcagtttctgtttgctatgaaaagtcttaatttcaccttcattcacaaatgagagctttgcaggatatagtattctgggctggcagtttttctctcttagtacctgggctatgtctcgccattcccttctagcttgtagggtttctgatgagaagtctgctgtgagtctaattggagatcctctgagagtaatctggcgtttctctcttgcatcttttaggatcttttctttgtgtttcactgtggtgagtttgattacaacatgtcgtggtgaggatctcttttggtcatgtttattaggggttctataagcttcctgtactaagatgcctctgtccttctccaaacctgggaaattttctgctagtatctcactgaaaatgccttctaatcctttctccctctccatgccttcaggaactcctagaactcgaatgttgggttttttaatagtatcctgtagattcccgacaatattttttagatttctgatttcttcttcttttctttggtttgcctgtttcctttcctgttctctgtcttctaagtccgatattctctcttctgcttcgcccattctgtttttaaggctctctaatgtgtttgtcatttgatctattgaattcttcatttcattatgatttctcgtcactatcagagtttcttgttccactagttgtttcatttcattttgattcctccttaatatttcattttcacgagagagattttctatcttgtccatgaaggatttctgtagttcaagaatttgtttttgagaagttcttaatgttcttagcaattttttgagatccgcttcttgcatttcttcgatctcatcatctccataatcttgaattggggtgtctttttcatttgggggcgtcatagtgtcttccttgttcttgttagcttggtttttgcgtttgttgtttggcatgttggagatatttggtttcttcactgtggtgttttttcttgttacactatggctccttattaagtggactgtctgctttcggtggagc
This window harbors:
- the LOC133769724 gene encoding LOW QUALITY PROTEIN: vacuolar protein sorting-associated protein 41 homolog (The sequence of the model RefSeq protein was modified relative to this genomic sequence to represent the inferred CDS: substituted 2 bases at 2 genomic stop codons); protein product: MVEAEEQEEESEEEPKLKYERLSNGVTEILQKGAASCMTVHDKFLALGTHYGKVYLLDVQGNITQKFDVSPVKINQISLDESGEHMGVCSEDGKVQVFGLYSGEEFHDTFDCPIKIIAVHPHFVRSSCKQFVTGGKKLLLFEWSWMNRWKSSILHEGEGNIRNVKGRGHLIAWANNIGVKIFDISSKQRITNVPRDDISLRPDMYPCSLCWKDSVTLIIGWGTSVKICSMKEQHASEMRDLPSRYVEIVSQFEMEFYISGLAPLCDQLVVLSYVKEVSEKSDREYCAQPTLDIIQPLSETCEEISSDALTVQGFQENQCRDYHLESLEGESLFYIVSPRDVVVAKEXDQEVHIDWLLEKKKYDEALMAAEISQKNIKRHKVLDIGLAYINHLVEKGEYDTAARKCQKILGKNATLWKYEVYKFKEIGQLKAISPYLPRGDPVLKPLIYEMILHEFLESDYEGFATLIQEWPGDLYNNSVIVQAVRDHLKKDSQNKTLLKTLAELYTYDKNYGNTLEIYHTLKHKDAFQLIHKHNLFSSIKDKIVLLMDFDSEKAVDMLLDNEDKISIKKVVEELEDRPELQHVYLHKLFKRDHHKGQCYHEKQISLYAEYDXPNLLPFLRDSTHCP